A region from the uncultured Holophaga sp. genome encodes:
- a CDS encoding PilN domain-containing protein yields the protein MALPLLKLNLVTPPSLWRRSHRPLALGALALGIICLGSVLTLTWRARHQAETAGRQAVRFGAQTREMAGREVQLIADLKEIDVEQEAPRWKLAERILSERSLPWTRITSELERCLTEDVRIKSILRSKGGDRKVEIKIKGEARTREAEVAFMESLQKNPFFAQVVLEREAERQGGGIDFDYSLSPADDPPAYTPLPKTPPTRKSASRQAEQPKPELARKVTPRQPEQAKTEPAHRGAVRQPMSNATRQGGPGEAEQAGSRPGPRTAPDQAGHPESEAGRPPFRRRP from the coding sequence ATGGCCCTGCCCCTCCTCAAACTCAATCTGGTGACCCCGCCCTCTCTGTGGCGGCGCAGCCACCGTCCCCTGGCCCTGGGGGCCCTGGCCCTCGGCATCATCTGTCTCGGCAGTGTGCTGACCCTGACTTGGCGGGCCCGGCACCAGGCCGAGACCGCCGGGCGCCAAGCCGTCCGCTTCGGCGCCCAGACCCGGGAGATGGCCGGCCGGGAGGTCCAGCTCATCGCTGACCTCAAGGAGATCGATGTGGAGCAGGAAGCCCCCCGCTGGAAGCTGGCGGAGCGGATCCTCTCCGAGCGGAGTCTGCCCTGGACCCGCATCACCTCGGAACTGGAACGCTGCCTCACCGAGGATGTCCGGATCAAGTCCATCCTGCGCTCCAAGGGGGGGGACCGGAAGGTGGAGATCAAGATCAAGGGCGAGGCCCGTACCCGTGAGGCGGAGGTCGCCTTCATGGAATCCCTCCAGAAGAACCCCTTCTTCGCCCAGGTGGTGCTGGAGCGGGAGGCCGAACGCCAGGGCGGGGGCATCGACTTCGACTACTCCCTGTCGCCGGCCGACGACCCTCCGGCGTACACCCCCTTGCCCAAGACACCCCCCACTCGCAAGAGCGCCTCCCGGCAGGCCGAACAGCCCAAACCTGAACTCGCCCGCAAGGTCACCCCCAGGCAACCTGAACAAGCCAAGACCGAGCCTGCCCACAGAGGCGCAGTCAGACAGCCCATGTCTAATGCCACCCGCCAGGGCGGCCCCGGAGAGGCTGAGCAGGCCGGGTCCAGGCCTGGCCCGAGGACCGCTCCTGATCAGGCCGGGCACCCAGAATCCGAAGCCGGCAGGCCCCCCTTCCGGAGGCGTCCGTGA
- a CDS encoding secretin N-terminal domain-containing protein: MANHSKLTPLQPALAALLVLSLGLGCALHKAQKAFNEGRYEDSVVAYREVLKSDPTNVDARIGMKRSAGLAAEKHLEAARNAERKGDNTKMMAEVRAALMVDPTNTRAQEWILQIEKDIAERRARLMAEESVQAMQKRAEGKSGHVFEINPRSLESLDLNFSRRTSLREIFATLSKATGVNILLHSSFQDSSVSVDLRGLNFQRILDSLMLQNDLFYKVLDTNTIMIFKATPQNRKQYENQLIKTFYLSNAQAEDVKGMFAALQPEMKTFVDKRLNAITVKADPSELAVATRIVHQLDKAKPEVMVYMELLEVTESSMERVGLIPLISATDTTGTYRIGATVDGSGSYNSSSSLSGLSISYLFPSLALDALKSDGDAKLVASPNVRVVSGESAEVNIGDKISTTQSSIGALSTSTTTSTSSLSSLTASTSYSYEDVGVKIKVEPKVHFNGDITIKIESEVKTLKSSSTAGRPDLGQRIIKTSARLREGETAIFAGMLKDEEQKTKQGLWGVSDIPILGSLLGNHYKNKAKTDVLLTIRATLVRHPDLEESDFEAFDPDMAASKSGPFAPPSDKDGKPQDGHPKPGPARPSRPGALPLKPGPAPAAEAPASPAVEPATTPEPATTPEPSTPKEAPTKEETKAETKSEAQETTEAATPQPSDLVCFLSPMSSQVTKGESVHLALQVSGGKGVTKGSLEIHIDPKLKLTQAAAGGFLTFEGGTIEQSSKDGVLKVTFNRPTGNSDSGSLLDLDLEALQSGNAPVLIQSGTYQVNDNPISAKVINALVTVE, translated from the coding sequence ATGGCCAATCATTCAAAACTCACCCCCCTGCAGCCGGCCCTCGCCGCCCTTCTGGTCCTGAGCCTCGGCCTGGGCTGTGCCCTCCACAAGGCCCAGAAGGCCTTCAATGAGGGGCGCTATGAGGACTCCGTGGTTGCCTATCGCGAAGTCCTCAAGAGCGACCCCACCAATGTGGATGCCCGGATCGGCATGAAGCGGAGTGCGGGGCTCGCGGCCGAGAAGCACCTGGAGGCCGCCCGGAATGCCGAGCGCAAGGGGGACAACACCAAGATGATGGCCGAGGTCCGGGCGGCCCTCATGGTGGATCCCACCAACACCCGCGCCCAGGAGTGGATCCTCCAGATTGAGAAGGACATCGCCGAGCGGAGGGCCCGGCTCATGGCCGAGGAGAGCGTCCAGGCCATGCAGAAGCGGGCAGAGGGCAAGTCGGGGCATGTCTTCGAGATCAACCCCCGCTCTCTGGAGAGCCTGGATCTCAACTTCAGCAGGCGCACCAGCCTGCGGGAGATCTTCGCCACCCTGAGCAAGGCCACGGGGGTCAACATCCTGCTCCACAGCTCCTTCCAGGACTCCAGCGTCTCGGTGGACCTGCGGGGCTTGAACTTCCAGCGAATCCTGGACTCGCTGATGCTCCAGAACGACCTCTTCTACAAGGTCCTGGACACCAACACGATCATGATCTTCAAGGCCACGCCCCAGAACCGGAAGCAGTACGAGAACCAGCTCATCAAGACCTTCTACCTCTCCAACGCCCAGGCGGAGGATGTGAAGGGGATGTTCGCCGCCCTGCAGCCCGAGATGAAGACCTTCGTGGACAAGCGGCTGAATGCCATCACCGTCAAGGCCGATCCCTCGGAGCTGGCGGTGGCCACCCGGATCGTCCACCAGCTGGACAAGGCCAAGCCCGAGGTCATGGTCTACATGGAGCTCCTGGAGGTCACCGAGAGCAGCATGGAGCGGGTGGGCCTGATCCCCCTGATCAGTGCCACCGACACCACCGGCACCTACCGGATCGGTGCCACGGTGGACGGCAGTGGCAGCTACAACAGCTCCAGCAGCCTCTCCGGACTCAGCATCAGCTACCTCTTCCCCAGCCTCGCCCTGGACGCCCTCAAGTCCGACGGCGATGCCAAGCTGGTGGCCAGCCCCAACGTCCGGGTGGTCTCGGGCGAATCAGCCGAGGTCAACATCGGCGACAAGATCAGCACCACCCAGTCCTCGATCGGCGCCCTCAGCACCTCCACCACCACCTCCACCTCCTCCCTCAGCAGCCTCACGGCCTCCACCAGCTACAGCTATGAGGATGTGGGCGTGAAGATCAAGGTGGAGCCCAAGGTCCACTTTAACGGCGACATCACGATCAAGATCGAGTCCGAGGTGAAGACCCTGAAGTCCAGCTCCACCGCCGGACGTCCGGACCTGGGACAGCGCATCATCAAGACCTCCGCCCGGCTCCGGGAGGGTGAGACGGCAATCTTCGCCGGCATGCTCAAGGACGAGGAGCAGAAGACCAAGCAGGGGCTCTGGGGCGTCTCCGACATCCCCATCCTCGGCAGCCTGCTGGGCAACCACTACAAGAACAAGGCCAAGACCGACGTCCTCCTCACCATCCGGGCCACCCTGGTGCGCCATCCCGACCTCGAGGAGTCGGACTTCGAGGCCTTCGATCCCGATATGGCCGCCTCCAAGAGCGGCCCCTTCGCCCCCCCCTCGGATAAGGATGGAAAGCCCCAGGATGGGCACCCCAAGCCCGGTCCGGCACGCCCCTCCAGGCCTGGAGCCCTGCCCCTGAAGCCAGGACCGGCCCCCGCAGCCGAGGCTCCGGCCTCACCAGCGGTCGAGCCGGCCACCACCCCTGAGCCCGCAACGACACCGGAACCCTCCACCCCGAAGGAGGCACCCACCAAGGAGGAGACCAAGGCTGAGACCAAGTCCGAGGCCCAGGAGACGACAGAGGCGGCCACGCCCCAGCCCTCCGATCTGGTCTGCTTCCTCTCACCCATGAGCTCCCAGGTCACCAAGGGCGAATCGGTCCACCTCGCCCTCCAGGTGAGCGGCGGCAAGGGGGTCACCAAGGGCAGCCTGGAGATCCACATCGACCCCAAGCTCAAGCTGACCCAGGCCGCCGCCGGTGGCTTCCTGACCTTCGAGGGAGGCACCATCGAGCAGTCCTCCAAGGATGGTGTCTTGAAGGTCACCTTCAACCGGCCCACGGGGAACAGCGACAGCGGCTCCCTGCTGGACCTGGACCTCGAGGCCCTTCAATCCGGCAACGCCCCGGTTCTCATCCAGAGCGGCACCTACCAGGTGAACGACAACCCCATCTCGGCCAAGGTCATCAATGCCCTGGTCACGGTGGAGTGA
- a CDS encoding prepilin-type N-terminal cleavage/methylation domain-containing protein — translation MTHHSSPSLQQRGFTLLEMLVVATLLAILAGAVIPMVKNGMTRDKEIELRRDLREMRSALDSYKAMADQQKIKAPPVENNGYPESLEVLVEGVNLTGKTSKIRFLRRIPVDPFTGKAEWGLRSVQDDPDSTSWGGGSVYDVYSLSTAKGMNGIPYRQW, via the coding sequence GTGACCCACCACTCCTCCCCATCCCTCCAACAGCGGGGCTTCACGCTGCTGGAGATGCTTGTGGTCGCCACCCTCCTGGCCATTCTGGCCGGGGCGGTCATCCCCATGGTCAAGAACGGGATGACCCGCGACAAGGAGATCGAGTTGAGACGGGACCTCCGGGAGATGAGAAGCGCCCTCGACAGCTACAAGGCCATGGCCGACCAGCAGAAGATCAAGGCGCCCCCCGTCGAGAACAACGGCTATCCCGAGTCCCTGGAGGTCCTGGTGGAGGGCGTCAACCTCACCGGCAAGACCAGCAAGATCCGCTTCCTGCGGAGGATTCCGGTGGATCCCTTCACCGGCAAGGCCGAGTGGGGCCTCCGCTCCGTGCAGGATGATCCGGACAGCACCAGCTGGGGCGGTGGCAGCGTCTACGATGTCTACAGTCTCTCGACCGCCAAGGGCATGAACGGCATCCCCTACCGGCAGTGGTAG
- a CDS encoding DUF2023 family protein: MRVLSHHIYEYEKGLRSLVLHTLPAAQEAEAVSRLRARGICHHIERVGQGHINIFLGDPLCVEVVQEICSKPLDHLSPEEDFILGIMLGYSRLGQCQRYLQRRGLARAV; encoded by the coding sequence ATGCGGGTCCTCAGCCACCACATCTACGAATACGAGAAGGGTCTGCGCAGCCTGGTGCTCCACACCCTCCCTGCGGCCCAGGAGGCGGAGGCCGTGTCCAGGCTCCGGGCCAGGGGCATCTGCCATCACATTGAGCGAGTCGGGCAGGGGCACATCAACATCTTCCTGGGGGATCCCCTCTGTGTGGAGGTGGTGCAGGAGATCTGCAGCAAGCCCCTGGACCACCTCAGCCCTGAGGAAGACTTCATCCTTGGGATCATGCTCGGGTACAGCCGACTGGGCCAGTGTCAGCGCTACTTGCAGCGCCGGGGTCTCGCCCGGGCTGTCTGA
- a CDS encoding flavodoxin produces MIRIRQATRDPRPFLEALQATEGRGGGARSDRTLILFGSTLGETERVAGWLSGVMPGPTVIAPVSDYPLRGAEGFERIILGTSTWEGGELQAEWVDVLPELRGLDLRGRRVALFGLGDARSYPRSFVDGLGRLHEALKGTGATRTGYWSTEGYTFDASRALEQGRFVGLPLDEVNQGELTRERLRQWVREL; encoded by the coding sequence ATGATCCGCATCCGACAAGCCACCCGTGATCCCCGCCCCTTTCTGGAGGCACTCCAGGCCACGGAGGGTCGCGGTGGGGGAGCGAGGTCCGACCGCACCCTCATCCTCTTCGGCTCGACCTTGGGGGAGACCGAGCGGGTGGCCGGCTGGCTCTCGGGCGTCATGCCGGGGCCGACGGTGATCGCGCCTGTCTCGGACTATCCGCTGCGCGGGGCCGAGGGTTTCGAGCGGATCATCCTGGGGACGAGCACATGGGAGGGGGGCGAGCTGCAGGCCGAGTGGGTTGATGTGCTGCCGGAGCTCCGGGGGCTCGACCTCCGGGGCCGGCGGGTGGCGCTCTTCGGGCTGGGGGATGCCCGGAGCTATCCCAGGTCCTTTGTGGATGGCCTGGGGCGTCTCCACGAGGCCCTGAAGGGGACTGGGGCTACCCGCACCGGATACTGGAGCACGGAGGGGTACACTTTCGACGCCTCCAGGGCCTTGGAACAGGGCCGCTTCGTCGGGCTGCCCCTGGATGAGGTGAACCAGGGTGAGTTGACTCGGGAACGTCTGCGCCAGTGGGTCCGGGAGCTCTGA
- the rpsO gene encoding 30S ribosomal protein S15 has translation MALSTEQKTIIIEDFKQHATDTGSPEVQVALLTKRINDLTEHFKTHAKDYHSRRGLLIMVGQRRSLLDYLKRKDKARYASLIEKLGLRR, from the coding sequence ATGGCCCTGAGCACCGAGCAGAAGACCATCATCATCGAAGACTTCAAGCAGCACGCCACCGACACCGGTTCCCCCGAGGTCCAGGTCGCCCTGCTGACCAAGCGCATCAATGACCTGACCGAGCACTTCAAGACCCACGCCAAGGACTACCACAGCCGCCGCGGTCTCCTGATCATGGTCGGCCAGCGCCGCAGCCTGCTGGACTACCTGAAGCGCAAGGACAAGGCCCGCTACGCCTCCCTCATCGAGAAGCTCGGCCTGCGCCGCTAG
- a CDS encoding methyl-accepting chemotaxis protein, translating into MMVCVVPLVGTLLLAVLLLSAPGASWAGVAAVVVFLLSAVLGLGLAFKAGSSLQSGARSLAEVASALAQGDLTRKCPQGVGGELGEAGQHLNQAIDRLQQDIKLIHQMVEQAASTATELSAGMSQMDGATQEISTGADRQRVEVEAATQSVDGISTFLGNVLVGIGKDVEMLDRMVQVGEGSVHNVHDSIRAMGAIRESSAKVEAITTVIAEIANQTNLLSLNAAIEAAKALEYGKGFAVVAEEVRKLAERSAGAAQEISLLIQESGERVHKGAESVQVVQGGLEDLVTFTRRIADGARASLVGVRSQGEESGNLAGRMKNTLDIVESNASATHQLSAAVSESVRTIEQLALMAHDLSEVSRRFTLPR; encoded by the coding sequence ATGATGGTGTGTGTGGTGCCCCTGGTGGGGACGCTGTTGCTCGCGGTGCTGCTGCTGAGTGCCCCTGGGGCTTCCTGGGCCGGGGTGGCCGCCGTGGTGGTCTTCCTCCTCAGCGCTGTCCTCGGCCTGGGCCTCGCTTTCAAGGCAGGCAGCAGTCTTCAGAGCGGAGCCCGCTCCCTGGCGGAAGTGGCCTCTGCCTTGGCGCAGGGGGATCTCACCCGGAAATGTCCGCAGGGTGTGGGGGGTGAATTGGGCGAGGCGGGCCAGCACCTGAACCAGGCCATCGATCGCCTCCAGCAGGACATCAAGCTCATCCACCAGATGGTCGAGCAGGCGGCCTCCACCGCCACGGAGCTCTCTGCGGGGATGAGCCAGATGGATGGTGCCACCCAGGAGATCAGCACTGGTGCTGATCGGCAGCGCGTAGAGGTGGAGGCCGCCACCCAGAGCGTGGATGGCATCTCCACCTTCCTGGGCAACGTGCTGGTGGGCATCGGCAAGGACGTGGAGATGCTGGATCGCATGGTCCAGGTCGGTGAGGGCAGCGTGCACAACGTCCATGACTCCATCCGGGCCATGGGGGCCATCCGGGAGAGCTCTGCCAAGGTGGAGGCCATCACCACGGTCATCGCGGAGATCGCCAACCAGACCAACCTCCTCAGCCTCAATGCGGCCATCGAGGCCGCCAAGGCCCTGGAATACGGCAAGGGCTTCGCTGTGGTGGCCGAAGAGGTCAGGAAGCTGGCCGAGCGCTCCGCCGGTGCCGCTCAGGAGATCTCCCTCCTGATCCAGGAGAGTGGCGAGCGGGTCCATAAGGGGGCCGAGTCGGTGCAGGTGGTCCAGGGCGGGCTGGAGGACCTGGTGACCTTCACCCGCCGCATCGCCGACGGGGCCAGGGCCTCCCTGGTGGGTGTCCGCAGCCAGGGCGAGGAGAGCGGCAACCTGGCCGGGCGGATGAAGAATACCCTGGACATCGTCGAGAGCAACGCCTCTGCCACCCACCAGCTGAGCGCGGCCGTCTCCGAGAGCGTCCGCACCATCGAGCAACTGGCCCTGATGGCCCACGACCTGAGCGAAGTCAGCCGTCGCTTCACCCTTCCCCGTTAG
- a CDS encoding NUDIX hydrolase: MLTPLPIPADPDPYRTTASRLIYDSPWIRVREDHFRHRSGAEGRYAVCGFRRTACGVLALDEADRVVLVGQWRYPLEAYSWELPEGGGEEGESPFEAIRRELREEAGLVAATWEPLAFFHTSNSSTDEEVFLFRATGLTPHLEGHAPEDDEELHLHHEPFTDCLERVLAGEFTDSLTVTALLTEQARRSGVRGTLPEALAERFFQQPSRHPSPGRRRWMEVLA, from the coding sequence ATGCTGACACCGCTTCCGATTCCTGCTGACCCTGATCCCTACCGCACGACGGCCAGTCGGTTGATCTACGACTCGCCATGGATCCGGGTGCGGGAGGACCATTTCAGGCACCGCAGTGGGGCTGAGGGCCGCTATGCCGTCTGCGGCTTCCGTCGCACCGCCTGCGGCGTCCTGGCCCTGGACGAGGCCGACCGGGTGGTCCTGGTGGGGCAGTGGCGCTACCCCTTGGAGGCCTATTCCTGGGAGCTGCCCGAGGGGGGGGGCGAGGAGGGGGAGAGCCCCTTCGAAGCCATCCGCCGCGAGCTCCGGGAGGAGGCGGGATTGGTGGCGGCGACCTGGGAACCCCTGGCCTTCTTCCACACCAGCAACTCCAGTACGGACGAGGAGGTCTTCCTCTTCCGGGCCACCGGCCTGACCCCCCATCTGGAGGGGCACGCTCCAGAGGATGACGAGGAGCTCCACCTTCACCACGAGCCCTTTACGGACTGCCTTGAACGGGTGCTGGCAGGGGAGTTCACCGACAGCCTCACCGTCACCGCCCTCCTGACCGAGCAGGCGAGACGGAGCGGAGTCCGGGGGACCCTTCCTGAGGCTCTGGCCGAGCGCTTCTTCCAGCAACCCTCCCGCCACCCCAGTCCCGGGAGACGGCGCTGGATGGAGGTACTGGCATGA
- a CDS encoding L-threonylcarbamoyladenylate synthase: MILSVHPETPQQRHLERIAEILQRDGIIAYPTDTLFGLGCLISRKKAVDRITALKHRDPRKPMSILCADMEMLCRYTRHLETRTFRLLKQLLPGPYTVVLPASREVPRYLQAKQTVGLRIPDNAFCRELTRLTGEPILTTSANLEGQPPLLSAWEIQEELGHALDLVVDCGLPIGEHSTILDLTGDEPLVQREGSGPWPLS; the protein is encoded by the coding sequence ATGATCCTCTCTGTTCACCCCGAAACCCCGCAGCAGCGCCACCTGGAACGGATCGCCGAAATCCTGCAGAGAGATGGGATCATCGCCTATCCGACAGACACCCTCTTCGGTCTGGGCTGCCTGATCTCCCGTAAGAAGGCCGTGGACCGGATCACCGCTCTCAAACACCGGGATCCGCGGAAACCCATGTCCATCCTGTGTGCAGACATGGAGATGCTCTGCCGGTACACCCGCCATCTCGAGACCAGGACCTTCCGCCTGCTGAAGCAGCTCCTCCCCGGCCCCTACACGGTTGTCCTGCCCGCCAGCCGGGAGGTCCCCAGGTATCTGCAGGCCAAGCAGACCGTGGGCCTGCGCATCCCGGACAACGCCTTCTGCAGGGAACTCACGCGCCTCACAGGGGAACCCATCCTCACCACCAGTGCCAACCTGGAGGGGCAGCCCCCCTTGCTGAGCGCCTGGGAGATCCAGGAGGAGCTGGGGCATGCCCTGGATCTGGTGGTGGACTGCGGTCTGCCCATCGGGGAACACAGCACCATCCTGGACCTCACCGGAGATGAGCCCCTTGTCCAGCGGGAGGGGTCGGGACCATGGCCCCTTTCCTGA
- a CDS encoding MltA domain-containing protein, which produces MAPFLIPLLLASAPMGAGPLLPPSETVPVDPSLRDVMEREHLEAALDESLRYLDGPKGERDYALASPPFTRERVRRSLIRLRDILRRSQDPGTVQHQLAAEFQWFPLAGGDGQGTVTVTGYFTPVYEASRERKGDWVWPLYRRPSDLERWPLPQPTRAQLEGKDGRQGPRGKLKGLELFWLRNRWDAYMIQVQGSANLKLPDGRLAAVGYHGATSYPYTPVTLELSRDHRIQESCRREGKVSLREHFAAHPEDMDTYLQRNNRFVFFQELPGPPRGSLGVPVTPMRTVALDSRLFPPGIPLLIAGAPSLGEARLLVAQDTGVAIQGPGRLDVYCGIGPEAGAEAGKLTHLPVRAYVMLLKDSGGQ; this is translated from the coding sequence ATGGCCCCTTTCCTGATCCCCCTCCTGCTGGCCTCGGCCCCGATGGGGGCAGGCCCGCTCCTCCCACCCTCGGAAACCGTCCCCGTCGATCCCTCCCTCCGGGATGTGATGGAACGGGAGCACCTGGAAGCCGCTCTCGACGAGAGCCTTCGCTATCTCGATGGCCCCAAGGGCGAACGGGACTACGCCCTGGCGAGCCCCCCCTTCACCCGGGAGCGGGTCCGGCGCAGCCTGATCCGCCTCAGGGACATCCTCCGGCGCAGCCAGGATCCGGGGACCGTGCAGCACCAGCTTGCTGCAGAGTTCCAGTGGTTTCCCCTGGCGGGGGGCGACGGCCAGGGCACCGTCACGGTCACGGGCTATTTCACGCCTGTCTACGAGGCCTCCCGTGAGCGGAAGGGAGACTGGGTCTGGCCCCTCTACCGCCGCCCCTCCGATCTGGAGCGCTGGCCCCTGCCCCAGCCCACCCGCGCCCAGCTGGAGGGCAAGGATGGCCGCCAGGGGCCCAGGGGGAAGCTCAAAGGGCTGGAGCTCTTTTGGCTCCGGAATCGTTGGGATGCCTACATGATCCAGGTGCAGGGATCGGCCAACCTGAAGCTGCCGGATGGCCGTCTCGCCGCTGTGGGCTACCACGGGGCCACCAGCTATCCCTATACCCCGGTGACCCTGGAGCTGAGCCGGGACCACCGCATCCAGGAGTCCTGTCGTCGGGAGGGCAAGGTGAGCCTGAGAGAGCACTTCGCCGCACACCCCGAGGACATGGACACCTACCTTCAGCGCAACAACCGCTTCGTCTTCTTCCAAGAGCTCCCTGGCCCCCCCCGAGGCAGTCTGGGCGTACCAGTGACCCCCATGCGGACCGTGGCCCTGGACAGCCGCCTCTTCCCGCCGGGGATCCCCCTGCTCATCGCCGGGGCGCCCTCACTCGGTGAAGCCCGCCTCCTGGTCGCCCAGGACACCGGCGTGGCCATCCAGGGACCGGGACGCCTGGATGTCTACTGCGGCATCGGCCCAGAGGCCGGGGCGGAGGCGGGGAAACTGACCCATCTTCCTGTGAGGGCCTACGTGATGCTCCTGAAGGATTCGGGCGGGCAATAG
- a CDS encoding periplasmic heavy metal sensor: MKIHTALLSIAGVGLLAAVPLLAQAGPGTGGGVGRGAGCPALGMDYPGMMGGNRMATALKLTPEQRKQMETIRAKHAVELTAKRQALRDASTAYHQACLNPEATPEQLRKLHQPVADRQFDLMLAQRSVRLEERAVLTPEQQAQADKFCQDMGPGRGGARGKGRGMGAGRW, from the coding sequence ATGAAGATCCACACCGCTCTTCTTTCGATCGCCGGGGTCGGCCTGTTGGCCGCCGTCCCCCTCCTCGCCCAGGCGGGTCCAGGCACTGGTGGCGGTGTCGGCAGGGGGGCCGGTTGTCCCGCCCTGGGAATGGACTATCCCGGCATGATGGGAGGCAACCGCATGGCGACCGCCCTGAAGCTCACCCCCGAGCAGCGGAAGCAGATGGAGACCATCCGCGCCAAGCATGCGGTCGAGCTGACCGCCAAGCGCCAGGCTCTGCGCGACGCCTCCACCGCCTACCATCAGGCCTGCCTGAACCCCGAGGCCACCCCCGAGCAGCTCCGCAAGCTGCACCAGCCCGTGGCCGACCGCCAGTTCGATCTGATGCTGGCCCAGCGCAGCGTGCGCCTGGAGGAGCGGGCAGTCCTGACCCCTGAGCAGCAGGCCCAGGCCGACAAGTTCTGCCAGGACATGGGACCCGGACGCGGAGGAGCCCGGGGCAAGGGCCGCGGGATGGGAGCCGGCCGCTGGTAG